The sequence below is a genomic window from Balneola vulgaris DSM 17893.
ATATACATATAGCATACTAGAATCATCATTTGAGAACATCACCCAAGGGTCTTCAAAATCACCTGGGCCTCTACCTTTATTACCAAAAGAATTTATTTGCTTAAGTTGAGTCTGATTTTCAAAAGTGAAGACATGTACAATAGGGGTATTTAGTCTATCAGTAACAATTACTTTTCCGTTTAAAATTAACAGATCGTTTGCTTGATAAAACTCAATATCACTTTCAATTATTTCAGAGGTACTATTTTGGATAGTGTTTTCATTTATTCCATATACCTTGCTTTGTGCATGTAAAGCTGTGTTGACTGCCGCAAAAATCAAAAAAGCAGTAGCAAAGAGGTTATATTTTGTGAAATTATTTGAGTACATATGATTCGAATTTTAAACCTGAGTACATATAGAATCTACTCAGGTTTTAAGGTTAATCTCAGTCGGTTAGCAACGGAAGTATTCAATTAACCACTACTGCTTTCCTTCCATGAAAACAGATTCAAGATTTTCTAGCCTCATTCTAACTTCACTAATGCTGGAGTTTCGAGCTCGGACGATAACAGTTAGCGTTGAGATAATTGAAAATCCTAAAAAGAATAAAAAGGTAGCTCCAAAGCCAAGTGTGATGCCAATAGTTTCAGAGATAAATTGAAATAGGGATGGTTTGAAGTTTCCAGCAAAGTCATAATCGAATATATCAGCAGGTAATGACATAAATTTCGTTGAAAGTAACACAACGAATGAAATGGTAATTATAAAGGTGATAGCCCAAGATGCCATACAAATTCTTTGTAGAATTTTGCTGTTTTTATTCTGTTCCTGAATTTTATTCATAATGTCTTCTTTGATAATATTCATGGCTATTTGTGTTTATTAATGTGTTCAAAATTCAATTTGGCCCGAATTGCTTTTTTACCGTAATAAATGCGGGATCGCACAGTGCCCAATTTTTCACCAATGATTAGAGCAATCTCTTCATAGGTCATTCCTTCCCAGTACTTAAGCAGCATAACCTCTTTCTGTGGAGCTGGAAGTACCGAAATAGCTTCTAACAGTGAGTCGTTTATTTCATTCAAAAAATCATCAGGTTCTTCTAGTGTTACAGCATCTTCAGAAATTTCATCAAGCTCTAATTCATAGCTTTTGGGCAGTTTATTTTTTAATCGAAGGTGATCGATTGCTTTATTTCTTGTTATCCTAAAAAGCCAAGTCTTAAACCCATGTGGGTTCATTAAATCTTTAATATTTAAATACACAGAGACCCATAGGTCTTGTAAGACATCCTCAGATTCTACAGCACCGATTATGTTTTTAATATGGGTGTGGGTTCGGCTACTAAACTCATCATAAAGTTGCTCGAAAGCCTTTATATCACCAGCTTGGCACCTCGTCACAAGTAGGTATAATCGAATGTTCGCTTTATGCTCTGAAAGGTTGTTCACAGTTTCTAGTTTTCTTAGTGACGGTGCATAAAACTGATAGTTCAAAAGAATGTAGAATTAATTCTGACTTACTGAGTGATAGATATTTAAAAGAATAGGGAGAGATTAGTTATCAGCGTGTAGATAGAAAAAGCAATAAGAAATTTACCAACGAATGCATTCGTACATGAAAGAAGATTCTGAAACTGAACCCCTTAGGAAAACAGCCCAGATTATTTCACCTTTCTACAAAATAATAGTGCTTGCGGAAGATGCTACATCGTTGGTTGAGGCACTTAGTTTGTGTTTAGCATCAATAAGTTTAGGAAACAAAGTGTCTATATTAAATTGACCAAACATGCCTAAATAGGCACCCGAAGTAGTATTCAATAATTGAAAAGAGTTAACTAATACTTCCTTGTAATCTTTGTTAGGTTGTAACTTAGTCCATAGTTCTTGGGCTTCCCTAAATTGATCAACAACTGCGATGCAAATAAAATTACTGTTCATATAATCCGCGATTGTACGATTACTAAAACACTCATCCTTTAATCGATTATGTTTCTCCGATTTTGGATCATAAAAATAGAAAAGCAAATGTTCACACTTAAACTCATTACTATATGAACTGAAGCTTTTACTTGGGTTGTAATTTCTAAACTCCACTAATGATTCAAACATTGGTTCTCCCCCTGTTGAAGATAAATGAGTGTTTTATTCGCTTACTCTGTTTTAGAAGGAAGCCGTTTAAAACATTTATCTAAATAATAAACAGTATGCTACAGTTAATTACAAGTTAAAAGTATGCGCTTGTTCTCGTAGCTCAGTTATAGGGTTCCACTACTAGCGATGAAAATGAAGGGCACAAAAAAAGCCTGTTCCAAAAATGAAACAGGCTTAACGCTTTTAGTACCGGAAATGTCCGATGCTTCAGGCGTAGGCGAATGTGCTATTAAGACGACATCGCCTAGCTTGAAGTTTTAAATTTCTTCGCCTTCGTCTTCTAATTGGCGACGTGCATACTCATTATCAGGATCGATTTTGAGGGCTTGCTCGTAATAGGTAGCTGCTTTATCCGACTGGCCACCACGCTTGATCATATCGCCCATTAAAATCCAGTTTTCAGCATCACGTGGATCTTTTTTGATGCGATCGATAAGGTATGGAATGGCTTCTTGGCCACGATCAGTCATCAGCATCAACATCACTTTACTACGATGTGCCGCAGAGAAGTCGCTTATTTCAATAGCTTTGTCAAAGTCAGCTTCAGCTTTTTCAAGATCTTCTTTTTGCATGTAGCTGTTACCACGAAGATTGAAATACACGGCATTGTCATCAGCAAGCTCAATAGCCTTGTTGATGTTCTCCATGCTTAAGTCGTGTTGACCTAATTGTTGCATGATAAGAGCCTCAAGGTAATAAGCCTCATGAGACTCTTCGTTTTCTTTTTGAAGCTCTCTAGCTATGTCTAAGGCGTGGTCAATGTCTTTATCTTGTAGTAACTCAAAGCCTTTGTT
It includes:
- a CDS encoding RNA polymerase sigma factor, with the translated sequence MNYQFYAPSLRKLETVNNLSEHKANIRLYLLVTRCQAGDIKAFEQLYDEFSSRTHTHIKNIIGAVESEDVLQDLWVSVYLNIKDLMNPHGFKTWLFRITRNKAIDHLRLKNKLPKSYELELDEISEDAVTLEEPDDFLNEINDSLLEAISVLPAPQKEVMLLKYWEGMTYEEIALIIGEKLGTVRSRIYYGKKAIRAKLNFEHINKHK
- a CDS encoding tetratricopeptide repeat protein, with translation MNFEEKLNKGFELLQDKDIDHALDIARELQKENEESHEAYYLEALIMQQLGQHDLSMENINKAIELADDNAVYFNLRGNSYMQKEDLEKAEADFDKAIEISDFSAAHRSKVMLMLMTDRGQEAIPYLIDRIKKDPRDAENWILMGDMIKRGGQSDKAATYYEQALKIDPDNEYARRQLEDEGEEI